One window of the Octopus sinensis linkage group LG9, ASM634580v1, whole genome shotgun sequence genome contains the following:
- the LOC115215443 gene encoding craniofacial development protein 2-like, whose translation MSDRVITILIKAKPNNITLLQIYAPTAEAEEDEIEQFYAEIQGAIEETSRADAVVYILGDFNAKIGEMAEADIVGKFGLGERNEAGDRLVQFCQEQHMRLTNTWFRQPRRRLYTWTSPSGQYRNQIDNILCQQRWKSSVQAVKTFPGADCGSDHELLVAKIKMRLCSVKRPPAYQKFDTSKIGPSYAAEIRNRFELLAIEENQEAEEILEKVKEIVVETAEKHVLYKKPIRSAKWISEETIAIAEERRRAKMTRSRDEVRRLNAMFQQAARKDKEKYWNEGCARAEEAYRKGNMRELYQHVKKTRTVFMARQATIRGRNSEELHDQEGIRKIWKEYTE comes from the coding sequence ATGAGTGATCGAGTGATTACCATTCTCATCAAAGCCAAACCCAACAACATCACATTGCTACAAATCTACGCACCAACTGCCGAAGCTGAAGAAGATGAGATTGAACAATTCTATGCAGAAATTCAGGGCGCAATCGAGGAAACATCACGAGCAGATGCTGTTGTGTATATTCTGGGagatttcaatgccaaaattggAGAAATGGCAGAAGCAGACATCGTTGGCAAATTTGGATTAGGAGAACGGAATGAAGCAGGAGATCGGCTGGTCCAATTTTGTCAAGAACAACACATGCGGTTAACCAATACTTGGTTTCGGCAACCAAGAAGAAGGTTATACACCTGGACGTCGCCAAGTGGACAGTACCGCAATCAAATCGACAACATCCTATGTCAGCAACGGTGGAAGAGTTCAGTCCAAGCTGTGAAGACGTTCCCTGGGGCAGACTGTGGATCTGACCATGAACTTCTGGTTGCCAAGATCAAGATGCGACTTTGCAGCGTTAAGCGACCACCCGCTTACCAGAAATTTGATACCAGCAAGATCGGTCCATCATATGCCGCTGAGATCAGAAACCGTTTCGAACTGCTCGCCATCGAAGAGAATcaagaagcagaagaaatattGGAGAAGGTGAAGGAAATTGTCGTTGAAACAGCAGAGAAACATGTACTGTACAAGAAACCCATACGATCAGCAAAGTGGATTTCGGAGGAGACTATTGCAAtagcagaagaaagaaggagagcaaAGATGACCAGAAGCAGGGATGAAGTACGACGCCTGAATGCAATGTTCCAACAGGCCGCCAGGAAGGACAAAGAGAAATATTGGAATGAGGGATGTGCAAGGGCAGAGGAGGCATACAGGAAAGGGAACATGAGAGAACTTTATCAACATGTAAAGAAGACCCGTACAGTATTCATGGCCAGACAAGCAACCATCCGAGGGAGAAATAGTGAAGAACTGCATGACCAAGAAGGGATCAGGAAAATATGGAAAGAGTACACTGAATAG